A section of the Rhodospirillaceae bacterium genome encodes:
- a CDS encoding cation diffusion facilitator family transporter: protein MTEPADARAAEAAARIRLKKLATIASVAVATLLIAAKLTAWLMTDSVAVLSALVDSLLDAAASIVTLLAVRYAVEPADREHRFGHGKAEALAGLGQAAFICGSGALLLIEAVRRFFDPRPVHDEAVGIAAMVFSVVLTLALVAFQRHVVRRTGSVAIEGDSLHYAGDLALNGSVIVALGAHAMWGWTWLDPLFAVGIVLWLLWNARKVGMASLDMLLDRELPDAEREEIRRIALSHPEARSLHDLRSRRSGGDTFIQFHLEMDPDMSLMRAHTVADEVEAAIMEAFPSAEVIIHQDPEGLEEEHPTLAAS from the coding sequence ATGACCGAACCCGCCGACGCCCGCGCTGCCGAAGCCGCCGCCCGGATCCGCCTCAAGAAGCTGGCGACCATCGCATCGGTCGCCGTCGCGACCCTGCTGATCGCGGCCAAGCTCACCGCCTGGCTGATGACGGATTCGGTCGCCGTCCTTTCCGCGCTGGTCGATTCCCTGCTCGACGCCGCTGCCTCCATCGTGACCCTCCTTGCGGTGCGTTACGCGGTCGAGCCGGCCGACCGCGAGCATCGCTTCGGCCACGGCAAGGCGGAGGCGCTCGCCGGCCTCGGCCAGGCCGCCTTCATCTGCGGCTCCGGCGCCCTGCTGTTGATCGAAGCGGTGCGCCGCTTCTTCGATCCCCGGCCGGTCCATGACGAAGCCGTCGGCATCGCGGCGATGGTGTTTTCCGTCGTGCTGACCCTGGCGCTGGTCGCCTTCCAGCGCCACGTCGTGCGACGCACCGGCTCCGTCGCGATCGAGGGCGATTCGCTGCACTACGCCGGCGACCTGGCGCTCAACGGCAGCGTCATCGTCGCGCTCGGCGCCCACGCGATGTGGGGCTGGACCTGGCTCGATCCGCTGTTCGCCGTCGGCATCGTGCTGTGGCTGCTGTGGAACGCACGCAAGGTCGGCATGGCGTCGCTCGACATGCTGCTCGACCGCGAATTGCCGGACGCGGAGCGAGAAGAGATCCGCCGGATCGCGCTGAGCCACCCGGAAGCGCGTTCGCTGCACGACCTGCGTTCGCGCCGTTCGGGCGGCGACACCTTCATCCAGTTTCACCTGGAGATGGACCCGGACATGTCGCTGATGCGCGCCCACACTGTCGCCGACGAGGTCGAAGCCGCCATCATGGAGGCCTTTCCGAGCGCCGAGGTCATCATCCACCAGGACCCGGAAGGCCTGGAAGAGGAACACCCGACCCTGGCGGCGAGTTAG
- a CDS encoding type II toxin-antitoxin system VapC family toxin — protein sequence MTKGLDTNVLLRLVVADEPEQTRAAETAVRRAADTGTPLMLNLVVLCEFAWVLRRSYGYSRAEIADCIETIGNSPAVIFQDPVLVAEATQWLRMGGDFADAIVTGLNRSLGADTTLTFERTALKLDGFEAVA from the coding sequence ATGACTAAGGGCCTGGATACGAATGTGCTGCTCCGTCTGGTCGTCGCGGACGAGCCGGAGCAGACCCGCGCCGCAGAAACGGCCGTCCGCCGGGCGGCAGATACCGGAACGCCCCTGATGCTGAACCTCGTCGTGCTGTGCGAGTTCGCCTGGGTCCTGCGCCGGTCGTACGGTTATTCGAGGGCGGAAATTGCCGACTGCATCGAGACGATCGGGAACAGTCCGGCCGTTATTTTCCAGGATCCGGTCCTCGTCGCCGAGGCGACGCAATGGCTCCGGATGGGCGGCGACTTTGCCGACGCAATCGTCACCGGGCTCAACCGCAGTCTGGGCGCGGATACCACGCTGACCTTCGAAAGAACCGCACTGAAACTGGATGGTTTCGAAGCTGTAGCGTGA
- a CDS encoding DUF2852 domain-containing protein, with protein sequence MTAASMARENPARHSREWTGPSLPKPAWIAIMVLGFIVFWPIGLAILGFLLFTGRLGSCADSCDWVSMKSRMRRGPSTGNAAFDEYREETLRRLDEERREFAMFMDRLRRAKDQAEFDQFMAERNGGGFAGGGSNGNGNGDGPNGKPAAS encoded by the coding sequence ATGACCGCAGCATCGATGGCCCGGGAAAATCCCGCCCGCCACAGCCGCGAGTGGACCGGACCCAGCCTGCCGAAACCGGCATGGATTGCGATCATGGTCCTGGGATTCATCGTGTTCTGGCCGATCGGCCTCGCGATTCTGGGTTTCCTGCTGTTCACCGGCCGGCTCGGCAGCTGCGCCGATTCCTGCGACTGGGTGAGCATGAAGAGCAGGATGCGCCGGGGCCCGTCCACGGGCAACGCCGCCTTCGACGAGTATCGCGAGGAAACCCTGCGCCGGCTGGACGAGGAACGCCGCGAGTTCGCCATGTTCATGGACCGTCTGAGGCGCGCCAAGGACCAGGCCGAGTTCGACCAGTTCATGGCCGAACGCAACGGCGGCGGCTTTGCCGGTGGCGGGTCGAACGGCAACGGCAACGGCGACGGCCCGAACGGCAAGCCGGCCGCGTCCTGA
- a CDS encoding AbrB/MazE/SpoVT family DNA-binding domain-containing protein, giving the protein MERLLTAKVTSKGQITIPKHVRESLKLQPGDKVRFEIGEEGCAQMRAMNRSIDDIVGMLKPYYDGPAISVEEMNEAIAGAAVERAERALGPLPGRDAAGDD; this is encoded by the coding sequence ATGGAACGGTTGCTTACCGCCAAGGTCACTTCCAAAGGCCAGATCACCATCCCCAAACATGTGCGCGAGTCGCTCAAGCTCCAGCCGGGCGACAAGGTGCGTTTCGAGATCGGGGAGGAGGGCTGCGCGCAGATGCGGGCGATGAACCGGTCGATCGACGACATCGTCGGCATGCTTAAGCCCTACTATGACGGACCGGCCATCAGCGTGGAGGAGATGAACGAGGCCATCGCGGGAGCGGCGGTCGAGCGCGCCGAACGGGCGCTGGGGCCGCTGCCGGGACGTGACGCGGCGGGCGATGACTAA
- a CDS encoding TetR/AcrR family transcriptional regulator translates to MADSRQKSRAGGLRKSGYHHGNLKEALVSAARVLILEKGPHGFSLIEAARLAGVSPAAPYRHFRDREALLAEVARRGYAKFSDSLETAWAGGDPDRLTAFRRLGHAYLDFALTERAYYAAMFEAELPPDGDPAFHDAADRAYRTLSTVTEGLKGDGPAGQSVPPEAVFFHIWSLAHGAATLGRSGGAPALSRHRMLDLGVEIYLKGLGVTA, encoded by the coding sequence ATGGCAGACTCCAGACAAAAGAGCCGGGCCGGCGGCCTGCGCAAGAGCGGCTACCACCACGGCAACCTGAAGGAAGCGCTGGTCTCTGCGGCGCGCGTGCTGATCCTGGAGAAGGGACCGCACGGCTTTTCGCTGATCGAGGCCGCGCGCCTGGCCGGCGTCAGCCCGGCCGCGCCCTACCGGCATTTCAGGGACCGGGAAGCGCTGCTGGCCGAGGTGGCGCGGCGCGGCTACGCCAAATTCTCCGACAGTCTGGAAACGGCCTGGGCCGGCGGCGATCCGGACCGGCTGACCGCGTTCCGGCGCCTGGGCCACGCCTATCTCGATTTCGCCCTGACCGAACGGGCCTATTACGCCGCCATGTTCGAGGCCGAACTGCCGCCCGACGGCGACCCGGCCTTTCATGACGCGGCCGACCGCGCCTACCGTACTCTTTCCACGGTGACGGAGGGGCTGAAGGGCGACGGTCCGGCCGGCCAGTCCGTGCCGCCGGAAGCGGTGTTCTTCCATATCTGGTCGCTCGCCCACGGCGCGGCGACGCTCGGCCGGAGCGGCGGCGCGCCGGCCCTGTCGCGCCACCGGATGCTCGATCTGGGCGTCGAGATTTACCTGAAAGGCCTGGGCGTCACGGCGTAA
- a CDS encoding DMT family transporter produces MMHTGGAGDGAKGRDRVLLGAALVAAAGLMFALAGMAIKMAGAHLSSVEVLFWRNVLSLAILVPWILWYWPRSLRPEHGGLMALRGVAVVASLLCYYYAVKALPLAEAVLLNFSSPIFVPLLGFLLFRFALDRNVLLAVAVGFVGVALILKPGTDFFRPDALIGVASGALGGLAAVAVWRMPAEESPVRIAVYFALIGIAITAGPALVTNPSLLPPAEAWPPLVMLGLFSTAAHILFARGCLVAPADRVSPLDYTSVFFAAALGWLIWGEGVDWFTAAGTALVVAGGVIAIRKGRGSGKA; encoded by the coding sequence ATGATGCACACCGGCGGTGCAGGGGACGGCGCGAAAGGGCGGGACCGCGTGCTGCTTGGCGCGGCCCTGGTCGCGGCGGCGGGGCTTATGTTCGCGCTCGCCGGCATGGCGATCAAGATGGCCGGGGCGCATCTTTCCAGTGTCGAGGTGCTGTTCTGGCGCAACGTGCTGAGCCTGGCGATCCTGGTACCGTGGATTCTCTGGTACTGGCCCCGGTCGCTGCGCCCGGAACATGGCGGGCTGATGGCGCTGCGCGGGGTCGCGGTGGTGGCCTCGCTGCTCTGCTACTACTACGCGGTCAAGGCGCTGCCGCTCGCCGAGGCGGTGCTGCTGAATTTCAGCTCGCCGATCTTCGTCCCGCTGCTCGGCTTCCTGCTGTTCCGCTTCGCCCTCGACCGCAATGTGCTGCTCGCCGTCGCGGTCGGTTTCGTCGGCGTCGCCCTGATCCTCAAGCCGGGCACGGATTTCTTCCGGCCCGACGCGCTGATCGGCGTCGCCTCCGGCGCCCTCGGCGGGCTGGCGGCGGTCGCCGTCTGGCGCATGCCGGCTGAGGAGAGCCCGGTGCGCATCGCGGTCTACTTCGCGCTGATCGGCATCGCGATCACCGCGGGGCCGGCGCTCGTTACCAACCCTTCCCTGCTGCCGCCGGCCGAAGCCTGGCCGCCGCTCGTCATGCTCGGCCTGTTCTCGACTGCCGCCCACATCCTGTTCGCCCGGGGCTGCCTGGTTGCCCCGGCCGACCGGGTGAGCCCGCTCGACTACACCTCGGTCTTCTTCGCCGCCGCCCTCGGCTGGCTGATCTGGGGCGAGGGCGTGGACTGGTTCACGGCGGCCGGAACCGCGCTCGTCGTCGCCGGCGGCGTCATCGCCATCCGCAAGGGGCGGGGGAGTGGCAAGGCGTAG
- a CDS encoding fumarylacetoacetate hydrolase family protein, whose amino-acid sequence MKLASFILNDTPTWGAVDGDSVIDLGGLAPTLKAALAGGLLGAAAQRAAGQAPSAALADVDLLPVIPDPDKVICVGLNYKSHIEETGRSDSDYPVLFTRWANTQVGHGAPMIRPVNSTKFDYEGELAVVIGSAARHVSEADALGHVAGYSCYNDGSIRDWQRHTHQFTPGKNFEGTGGFGPWLVTADEIPDPSALHLRTRVNGQEVQNSTTDLLIFTVPVLIEYISGFTTLEPGDVIVTGTPGGVGFKRNPPLFMKDGDTVEVDISGIGVLSNPVRDE is encoded by the coding sequence ATGAAACTCGCATCCTTCATCCTGAACGACACGCCGACCTGGGGCGCCGTGGACGGCGACTCGGTGATCGACCTGGGCGGCCTCGCCCCGACCCTCAAGGCGGCGCTGGCCGGCGGCCTGCTGGGCGCGGCGGCCCAACGGGCGGCCGGGCAGGCGCCCTCGGCGGCGCTGGCGGATGTCGATCTGCTGCCGGTCATTCCCGACCCGGACAAGGTCATCTGTGTCGGCCTCAACTACAAATCCCACATCGAGGAAACCGGCCGCTCCGACAGCGACTATCCCGTGCTGTTCACCCGCTGGGCCAACACCCAGGTCGGCCACGGCGCGCCGATGATCCGGCCGGTCAACTCGACCAAATTCGACTATGAGGGCGAGCTGGCCGTCGTCATCGGTTCGGCGGCGCGCCATGTCAGCGAGGCTGACGCGCTCGGCCATGTCGCCGGCTACAGCTGCTACAACGACGGCTCGATCCGCGACTGGCAGCGCCACACCCACCAGTTCACGCCGGGCAAGAATTTCGAAGGCACCGGCGGCTTCGGGCCGTGGCTGGTGACGGCGGACGAGATTCCCGATCCCTCGGCCCTGCATCTCCGGACCCGGGTGAACGGCCAGGAAGTGCAGAACTCCACGACCGACCTGCTGATCTTCACCGTGCCGGTGCTGATCGAATACATTTCCGGCTTCACGACCCTCGAACCGGGCGACGTCATCGTCACCGGCACGCCCGGCGGCGTCGGCTTCAAGCGCAATCCGCCGCTGTTCATGAAGGACGGCGACACGGTCGAGGTCGATATCTCCGGCATCGGCGTGCTTTCGAACCCGGTTCGGGACGAATAG
- a CDS encoding type II toxin-antitoxin system prevent-host-death family antitoxin yields the protein MSVVNVHEAKTHLSRLLARAEAGEEIVIARRGEPVARLVACQQPGRRQPDILKGKIAIPESFFDPLPEEELAAWEGR from the coding sequence ATGTCGGTCGTCAACGTTCACGAGGCCAAAACCCACCTGTCCCGCCTGCTGGCGCGGGCTGAGGCGGGCGAAGAAATCGTGATCGCCCGCCGGGGCGAACCCGTGGCGCGTCTCGTCGCTTGCCAACAGCCGGGCAGGCGGCAGCCGGACATCCTCAAGGGCAAAATCGCGATTCCCGAGAGCTTCTTCGATCCGCTGCCGGAAGAGGAACTGGCGGCGTGGGAAGGCCGATAA
- a CDS encoding aminotransferase class III-fold pyridoxal phosphate-dependent enzyme, with amino-acid sequence MANPGTGGRNLDLERAVDAVTARYETANPASRAHYERARKSLPGGNTRTGMFYAPFPLAIETAAGATLTDVDGHTYTDFVGDFSAGLYGHSHPAIRAAVMEALDRGMAYGSTSPYEARLAELLCARFPSIERIRFTTSGTEANLMALVTARAVTGRDSIMVFEGGYHGGTVYFGREAAPIVVPFPFLIAPYNDPEEAQRLIRKNAHRLAAVLVEPFQGASGAIPASADFLGALRDACSASNVLLIFDEVMTSRLAPGGRQGQLGIVPDMTTLGKFIGGGFSCGAFGGPAEIMKVYDPARPDSFVHHGTFNNNVFMLAAGAAGLENVFTRPVQAALNDAGDALRASLNDLAARHGVAFQATGLGSLMHLHLQRAPIRSIRDIAPRDPRLRQLLHLDLIDKGFFTTRRGYITLSLAIAGPDRTGLIEAVDGFLTRHGHLLDIAPPE; translated from the coding sequence ATGGCAAATCCCGGGACAGGCGGCCGGAACCTCGATCTGGAGCGCGCGGTTGACGCGGTGACGGCGCGCTACGAGACCGCCAATCCCGCCAGCCGGGCGCACTACGAACGCGCGCGAAAGAGCCTGCCGGGCGGCAACACGCGCACCGGCATGTTCTATGCGCCCTTCCCGCTCGCGATCGAGACCGCGGCCGGCGCAACGCTGACCGATGTCGACGGCCATACCTATACCGATTTCGTCGGAGACTTCTCCGCCGGCCTCTACGGCCACTCGCATCCGGCGATCCGCGCGGCGGTGATGGAGGCGCTGGACCGCGGGATGGCCTACGGCTCGACGAGCCCCTACGAAGCGCGGCTTGCCGAATTGCTGTGTGCGCGATTTCCGTCCATCGAGCGGATACGCTTCACCACCTCCGGCACCGAGGCCAACCTGATGGCGCTGGTCACCGCCCGCGCGGTGACCGGCAGGGATTCGATCATGGTGTTCGAGGGCGGCTACCATGGCGGCACCGTCTACTTCGGCCGGGAGGCGGCGCCGATCGTCGTGCCCTTCCCCTTCCTGATCGCGCCCTACAACGATCCGGAAGAGGCGCAGCGCCTGATCCGGAAGAATGCGCACCGCCTCGCCGCGGTCCTGGTTGAGCCGTTTCAGGGCGCGTCCGGCGCAATTCCGGCATCGGCCGATTTTCTCGGGGCGTTGCGCGACGCGTGCAGCGCCAGCAACGTCCTGCTGATATTCGACGAGGTGATGACCTCGCGGCTCGCGCCGGGCGGACGCCAGGGGCAGCTCGGCATCGTTCCGGACATGACCACGCTCGGGAAGTTCATCGGCGGCGGCTTCTCCTGCGGCGCGTTCGGCGGTCCCGCGGAGATCATGAAGGTCTACGACCCCGCCCGGCCGGATTCCTTCGTTCACCACGGCACCTTCAACAACAACGTGTTCATGCTGGCCGCCGGCGCCGCGGGCCTGGAGAATGTCTTTACCCGGCCGGTGCAGGCCGCGCTCAACGACGCCGGCGATGCCTTGCGCGCCTCGCTGAACGACCTTGCCGCCCGGCACGGCGTGGCGTTCCAGGCTACCGGACTGGGCTCGCTCATGCACCTGCACCTGCAGCGTGCGCCGATCCGCTCCATCCGCGATATCGCGCCGAGGGACCCGCGCCTGCGCCAGCTCCTGCATCTGGACCTGATCGACAAGGGCTTCTTCACGACCCGGCGCGGCTACATCACCCTCTCGCTCGCTATCGCCGGGCCCGACCGTACCGGACTGATTGAGGCCGTCGACGGATTCCTGACCCGCCACGGCCATCTGCTGGACATCGCGCCGCCAGAGTGA
- a CDS encoding MFS transporter gives MPAPQTESAGMRTRWTVVLLGVFAGIMVAFQIGKLPAAIPTLQRELGLDLVEAGWVLAVFHALAAAIGAIAGVHADRWGIRRVAFAGLLATGLGAAVGGLSDGLTLLLLSRMVEGVGSITVLVSAPALMLRASRPADQGLAMGMWGSFMPTGMAVMTLLTPLLLALAGWRGLWFVNAGLVWLFAGLFWAATRGAPDPAGRGGAGPGPWRELAVVLRRAAPWLLTLVMGLYAATYLPILGFLPKYLIEHHGYSQAAAAAWVALAIWANAAGNLTGGWLGHRGAPRWLLMIVALTTMGVAGWLTYQPGFSGEARLVFAFVFSGVGGLLPSSIFGSVTRHAPDRNRVAGINGLIQQSTNVGQLAAPPLFAMLVAAGGWPQGPWLIVGLAAAAIGFALLLRRLERRG, from the coding sequence ATGCCGGCGCCGCAGACCGAGAGCGCCGGGATGCGCACCCGCTGGACGGTTGTCCTGCTCGGCGTGTTCGCCGGCATCATGGTGGCGTTCCAGATCGGCAAGCTGCCGGCGGCGATTCCGACGCTGCAGCGGGAGCTCGGTCTCGATCTGGTCGAAGCGGGCTGGGTGCTGGCCGTATTCCACGCTCTGGCCGCGGCCATCGGCGCGATTGCCGGTGTTCATGCCGACCGCTGGGGCATCCGCCGAGTCGCCTTCGCAGGGCTTCTGGCGACCGGGCTCGGCGCGGCCGTCGGCGGGCTTTCGGACGGTCTGACCCTGCTGTTGCTCTCGCGCATGGTCGAGGGCGTGGGGTCGATAACCGTCCTGGTCTCAGCGCCGGCGCTGATGCTGCGGGCGAGCCGGCCGGCCGACCAGGGTCTCGCCATGGGCATGTGGGGCTCCTTCATGCCCACCGGGATGGCGGTCATGACCCTGCTGACTCCGCTCCTGCTCGCGCTTGCCGGCTGGCGCGGCCTCTGGTTCGTCAACGCCGGCCTGGTGTGGTTGTTCGCCGGCCTGTTCTGGGCTGCCACCCGGGGGGCGCCGGATCCGGCGGGACGGGGCGGCGCCGGGCCGGGGCCATGGCGCGAACTGGCCGTTGTGTTGCGCCGCGCCGCGCCGTGGTTGCTCACGCTGGTCATGGGCCTCTATGCCGCGACCTATCTGCCGATCCTCGGCTTCCTGCCCAAATACCTCATCGAGCATCACGGCTATTCGCAGGCCGCCGCGGCGGCCTGGGTGGCGCTGGCGATCTGGGCCAACGCGGCCGGAAACCTGACCGGCGGCTGGCTCGGGCATCGCGGGGCGCCGCGCTGGCTGTTGATGATCGTGGCGCTGACGACCATGGGCGTTGCCGGCTGGCTGACCTACCAGCCCGGCTTCAGCGGCGAGGCGCGCCTGGTCTTCGCGTTCGTCTTCTCCGGCGTCGGCGGCCTGCTGCCGTCGTCGATCTTCGGCAGCGTGACCCGCCACGCGCCGGACAGAAACCGGGTCGCGGGCATCAACGGGCTGATCCAGCAAAGCACCAACGTCGGCCAACTCGCCGCGCCGCCGCTGTTCGCCATGCTGGTCGCTGCCGGCGGCTGGCCGCAGGGTCCGTGGCTGATCGTGGGGCTGGCGGCCGCCGCCATCGGTTTCGCCCTGCTGCTGCGCCGGCTGGAGCGGCGGGGCTGA
- a CDS encoding heterodisulfide reductase-related iron-sulfur binding cluster, protein MTEGSLEAPVRHTIPWQDEAWYDEAALDAELRRVFDVCHGCRLCFNLCDSFPTLFDLIDAAGDAELEGVDSADFRKVADGCTLCDMCFMTKCPYVPPHEFDVDFPHLMLRYRAVEHRGGKRGFRERQLTRTDRNNRLGRAASGLANWATRRGNRLTRPALEAVAGVHRDAALPAFAPRTLEQRAAAETLEINRDAPAYGRKAAIYATCYGNGNNPEIGIALLKVLARNGVETEVVYPGCCGMPQIEQGDLKAVAAGAARTAAAFRPWIDRGYAIVATVSSCALMLKFEWPLMLPDNEDVRLLSENCFDAAQYVVDIAKTEGLAEGLEPLDGGVTLHVACHARAQNMGVKAAELLRLIPETKPKILARCSGHGGSWGVMKDNFETGMKVGKPVMRDAAKAGNPYIASECPLAGAHILQGMERIDGAEVPDRAPHPIELFAKAYGY, encoded by the coding sequence ATGACCGAAGGCAGCCTGGAAGCCCCTGTCCGCCACACCATCCCGTGGCAGGACGAGGCGTGGTATGACGAAGCGGCCCTCGACGCCGAGTTGCGCCGGGTCTTTGACGTCTGTCACGGCTGCCGGCTCTGCTTCAACCTGTGCGATTCCTTTCCGACCCTGTTCGACCTGATCGACGCGGCCGGCGATGCCGAGCTTGAAGGCGTCGACAGCGCGGACTTCCGGAAGGTCGCCGACGGCTGCACGCTCTGCGACATGTGCTTCATGACGAAGTGCCCCTATGTGCCGCCGCACGAGTTCGACGTCGATTTTCCCCATCTCATGCTGCGTTACCGGGCAGTCGAACATCGCGGCGGCAAGCGCGGCTTCCGGGAGCGCCAACTCACCCGGACCGACCGCAACAACCGGCTCGGCCGCGCCGCATCCGGCCTCGCCAATTGGGCGACGCGACGCGGCAACCGGCTGACGCGGCCGGCCCTCGAGGCGGTCGCCGGCGTGCATCGGGACGCTGCCCTGCCGGCATTCGCGCCCCGGACCCTGGAGCAGCGCGCCGCCGCCGAGACGCTGGAGATCAACCGGGATGCGCCGGCGTACGGCCGCAAGGCGGCGATCTACGCGACCTGCTACGGCAACGGCAACAACCCGGAGATCGGCATCGCCCTGCTCAAGGTGCTGGCGCGCAACGGCGTCGAGACGGAGGTCGTCTATCCCGGCTGCTGCGGCATGCCCCAGATCGAGCAGGGCGACCTCAAGGCCGTCGCCGCCGGCGCCGCGCGGACGGCCGCCGCGTTCCGGCCGTGGATCGACCGGGGCTACGCCATCGTGGCGACGGTCTCCTCCTGCGCCCTGATGCTGAAATTCGAATGGCCCCTGATGCTGCCGGACAATGAGGATGTCCGGTTGCTCTCCGAGAACTGCTTCGACGCGGCGCAGTATGTCGTCGACATCGCGAAGACGGAGGGGCTGGCCGAAGGCCTGGAGCCCCTGGACGGCGGCGTGACCCTGCACGTCGCGTGCCACGCCCGGGCGCAGAATATGGGCGTCAAGGCCGCCGAACTGCTGCGCCTGATTCCCGAAACCAAGCCGAAGATCCTGGCCCGCTGTTCGGGCCACGGCGGCTCGTGGGGCGTGATGAAGGACAATTTCGAAACGGGGATGAAGGTCGGCAAACCGGTCATGCGCGACGCCGCCAAGGCCGGAAACCCGTATATCGCTTCCGAATGCCCGCTCGCCGGCGCCCATATCCTGCAGGGCATGGAACGGATCGACGGCGCCGAAGTGCCGGACCGCGCGCCCCACCCGATCGAACTGTTCGCCAAGGCCTACGGATACTAG
- a CDS encoding zinc-finger domain-containing protein yields the protein MADTDAPEIIEVSERSVSCDGGGGALGHPKVYLNMGDGDFVECPYCDRRFVLAPGAG from the coding sequence ATGGCAGACACCGACGCCCCCGAGATTATCGAGGTGAGCGAGCGCAGCGTGTCCTGCGACGGCGGCGGCGGGGCGCTCGGCCATCCGAAAGTCTATCTCAACATGGGCGACGGCGATTTCGTCGAGTGTCCCTATTGCGACCGCCGCTTCGTGCTGGCGCCCGGCGCCGGCTAG
- a CDS encoding type II toxin-antitoxin system VapC family toxin — protein MHALLDTHAFLWWLAASERLSEPARRAIADDANEFTVSAASAWEIATKARIDKLPDAMDLAGDIAGHIARQGFQELAISVADAERAGGLPGPHRDPFDRMLIAQALTYDLPVVSVDTMFDRYGVARFW, from the coding sequence GTGCACGCACTGCTGGACACGCATGCTTTTCTCTGGTGGCTTGCGGCCAGCGAGCGCCTTTCGGAGCCGGCGCGGCGCGCAATCGCGGACGACGCGAACGAGTTCACGGTCAGTGCGGCGTCGGCCTGGGAAATCGCGACAAAAGCCCGGATCGACAAGCTCCCCGACGCAATGGATCTTGCGGGCGATATCGCGGGCCATATCGCACGCCAGGGCTTTCAGGAACTGGCAATCAGCGTCGCCGACGCCGAACGCGCCGGTGGTCTGCCAGGTCCGCACCGAGATCCGTTTGATCGAATGCTCATCGCCCAAGCGCTGACATACGACCTGCCGGTGGTATCGGTCGATACGATGTTCGACCGTTACGGCGTCGCACGCTTTTGGTGA
- a CDS encoding rubrerythrin family protein, with translation MSLKDSKTEQNLKDAFAGESQANRRYLYFAQKADVEGYNDVAAVFRSTAEGETGHAHGHLAYLEETGDPATGEPIGDTENNLKAAIAGETHEYTDMYPGMARTARDEGFDEIADWFETLAKAERSHAGRFQKALDEIA, from the coding sequence ATGTCCCTGAAAGACAGCAAAACCGAACAGAATCTCAAGGACGCGTTCGCCGGCGAGAGCCAGGCCAACCGCCGGTACCTGTATTTCGCCCAGAAGGCCGATGTCGAAGGCTACAACGACGTCGCCGCCGTGTTCCGCTCGACTGCCGAGGGCGAGACCGGCCACGCCCACGGCCATCTGGCGTACCTCGAAGAGACCGGCGATCCGGCGACCGGCGAGCCGATCGGCGACACCGAGAACAACCTGAAGGCCGCCATCGCCGGCGAGACCCACGAATATACCGACATGTATCCAGGCATGGCCCGCACCGCCCGCGACGAGGGCTTCGACGAGATCGCCGACTGGTTCGAGACCCTGGCGAAGGCCGAAAGAAGCCACGCCGGCCGCTTCCAGAAGGCGCTCGACGAGATCGCCTGA
- a CDS encoding Fur family transcriptional regulator, which yields MKDRPFAPMLERLRNAGLRPTRQRLALARLLFEGGNRHVTAEQLHAEARREEIPVSLATIYNTLNQFRKAGLLREVVVDSGRSWFDTNLEDHHHFFHEATGALTDFEAEGLAVEGVPRAPAGTEVARVEVIVRLRDAG from the coding sequence ATGAAAGACCGCCCGTTCGCTCCGATGCTGGAACGCCTGCGCAATGCCGGGCTGCGGCCGACGCGGCAGCGGCTGGCGCTGGCGCGCCTGCTGTTCGAGGGCGGCAACCGCCACGTCACCGCCGAGCAGCTCCATGCCGAGGCGCGGCGCGAGGAGATCCCGGTCTCGCTGGCGACCATCTACAACACGCTCAACCAGTTCCGCAAAGCCGGCCTGCTGCGCGAGGTCGTGGTCGATTCCGGCCGCTCCTGGTTCGATACCAACCTGGAAGACCATCACCATTTCTTCCACGAGGCGACCGGCGCGCTGACCGATTTCGAGGCCGAGGGGCTGGCCGTTGAAGGCGTCCCCCGGGCGCCGGCCGGCACGGAGGTTGCGCGCGTCGAAGTGATCGTGCGCCTGCGCGATGCCGGTTAG